One segment of Oscillospiraceae bacterium MB08-C2-2 DNA contains the following:
- a CDS encoding CAP domain-containing protein translates to MKIRKLLAIVLCLVLCFTAGGCYSLSGQKLSAPDEPASELPEESASALPPEQEESGSSLFPEPVPLEAESSAEVLSSRVGEPLPQAEAQSQQMEVARTGEEILLAENSTPRTSAPPSQQPLTGEEVLQSLTVQGIEAEMVRLINEERSIRSIAILEPDEKLAQAASIRAAEIFQEFGHTRPDGTAYPTVFDQVGYPYEGRWHGENLSRYTFSPVRFTDAQVAKILYDQFKESPGHYANMVRSDYEYVGVGVSLGIENGSAYSMTVQLFTGAAPADHAGNEV, encoded by the coding sequence ATGAAAATCCGTAAACTTTTAGCTATTGTACTTTGTCTGGTGCTGTGCTTTACTGCAGGGGGCTGCTATTCCCTGAGCGGGCAGAAGCTTTCTGCACCGGATGAGCCAGCTTCCGAACTGCCGGAGGAGAGCGCTTCCGCCCTCCCCCCTGAGCAGGAGGAAAGCGGCTCCTCCCTGTTCCCTGAGCCCGTTCCTCTGGAGGCGGAATCTTCGGCAGAGGTGTTGTCTTCCCGGGTAGGGGAACCGCTGCCCCAGGCAGAAGCGCAGTCGCAGCAAATGGAGGTTGCCAGAACCGGTGAAGAGATTTTGCTGGCGGAAAACTCCACACCCCGCACCAGCGCCCCCCCATCCCAACAGCCTTTAACCGGTGAGGAAGTGCTTCAATCTTTGACAGTTCAGGGAATTGAGGCTGAAATGGTCCGCCTGATCAACGAGGAGCGGTCAATCCGCAGCATTGCCATTTTAGAGCCGGATGAAAAGCTTGCGCAAGCGGCCTCTATTCGTGCGGCGGAAATATTTCAGGAATTCGGGCACACCCGCCCGGATGGAACCGCCTACCCTACGGTTTTTGATCAGGTCGGGTACCCTTATGAGGGTCGGTGGCACGGAGAAAATCTGAGCCGCTATACCTTTTCCCCGGTTCGCTTCACCGATGCACAGGTAGCCAAGATTCTTTATGATCAATTCAAGGAAAGCCCGGGCCACTACGCCAACATGGTTCGCAGCGATTATGAATATGTGGGGGTAGGGGTTTCTCTCGGAATCGAAAACGGTTCGGCCTATTCCATGACTGTTCAGCTTTTCACCGGAGCCGCTCCGGCTGACCACGCCGGCAATGAAGTGTAA